The Betaproteobacteria bacterium genome includes a window with the following:
- a CDS encoding Lrp/AsnC family transcriptional regulator, producing the protein MDSDSNDDLLLDRFDVRLLDALQKNAQATNQELGVQVHLSASQVSRRVQRLESAGFIQQHVVLLDPTLVGLHVRAFTYVTLARHGGEEGLGFERDVAAFPEVLDCYAVTGESDYILHIVAPSLTEFSESVLKKLIRLRGVAHVRSNIVLDRIKSTTQLPLSQIGRRQGPSRLVRLVERVNQEVS; encoded by the coding sequence ATGGATTCCGATTCGAACGACGATTTGTTGCTGGACCGCTTCGATGTCCGGTTGCTGGACGCCTTGCAGAAAAACGCCCAAGCGACAAACCAGGAGCTGGGTGTCCAGGTGCACCTGTCCGCGTCGCAGGTCAGCCGGCGCGTCCAGCGACTCGAATCAGCGGGATTTATCCAACAGCATGTCGTCCTGCTCGATCCCACCCTCGTCGGACTTCACGTGCGCGCCTTTACCTATGTCACTCTCGCGCGGCACGGCGGTGAGGAAGGTCTGGGGTTCGAGCGTGATGTCGCCGCCTTTCCCGAGGTACTCGACTGTTACGCGGTAACGGGAGAGTCCGACTATATATTGCACATCGTCGCGCCCAGCCTTACTGAATTCTCGGAGTCGGTACTGAAGAAGTTGATCCGGCTGCGCGGCGTGGCCCATGTTCGTTCCAATATCGTTCTCGATCGCATCAAATCGACTACGCAATTGCCGCTAAGCCAGATCGGTCGCCGGCAGGGTCCATCACGTCTGGTTCGTTTGGTGGAGCGCGTCAATCAGGAAGTGTCTTAG
- the hppD gene encoding 4-hydroxyphenylpyruvate dioxygenase — translation MGTDGFEFIEYAAPDPAAMAAVFERMGFKPIARHRHKNVTLYRQGEINFILNAEPDSFAQRFARLHGPSVCAIAFRVQDARAAYQRAVSLGAWGYAGQAGPGELNIPAIKGIGDSLIYLVDRWRGKDGAKDGDIANIGFFDVDFVPLPGAELNPFGNGLQYIDHLTHNVHRGRMAEWVEFYERLFNFREIRYFDIEGQVTGVKSKALTSPCGKIRIPINEEGNQTAGQITEYLERYRGEGIQHIAMGSGDLLNTVDALRASGVQLLDTIDTYYELLDKRIPGHGEDVAALKARKILLDGKPGELLLQIFSENQLGPIFFEFIQRKGDQGFGEGNFKALFESMELDQMRRGVLKTE, via the coding sequence ATGGGCACCGACGGTTTCGAGTTCATCGAATATGCCGCGCCCGATCCGGCCGCCATGGCCGCGGTGTTCGAACGCATGGGTTTCAAGCCCATCGCCAGGCACCGCCACAAAAACGTCACGCTCTATCGCCAGGGCGAAATAAATTTCATACTGAATGCCGAGCCCGATTCGTTCGCGCAGCGTTTCGCGCGCCTTCATGGACCCAGCGTGTGCGCGATCGCCTTCCGGGTGCAGGATGCCAGGGCAGCGTATCAGCGCGCGGTGTCGCTTGGTGCCTGGGGTTACGCCGGCCAGGCAGGCCCGGGCGAGCTGAATATTCCAGCCATCAAGGGCATCGGCGACTCGCTGATCTACCTGGTGGACCGCTGGCGCGGAAAGGACGGCGCAAAAGATGGGGACATCGCAAACATCGGCTTCTTCGATGTCGACTTCGTGCCGCTGCCCGGAGCTGAGTTGAACCCCTTTGGCAACGGCCTGCAGTATATCGACCACCTCACGCACAATGTGCATCGCGGCCGCATGGCCGAGTGGGTGGAGTTCTACGAACGCCTTTTCAACTTCAGGGAGATCCGCTATTTCGACATCGAGGGCCAGGTGACCGGCGTCAAAAGCAAGGCGCTGACGAGTCCGTGCGGCAAGATTCGCATCCCGATCAACGAAGAGGGCAATCAAACGGCGGGACAGATCACGGAGTATCTGGAGCGATACCGGGGCGAGGGCATCCAGCACATCGCCATGGGGTCGGGCGATCTTCTCAATACAGTGGATGCGTTGCGTGCCAGCGGTGTGCAGTTGCTCGATACGATCGACACGTACTACGAGCTTCTCGACAAGCGCATCCCGGGTCATGGCGAGGACGTCGCGGCGCTGAAGGCGCGCAAGATCCTGCTGGACGGGAAGCCCGGCGAACTGCTGCTGCAGATCTTCAGCGAGAATCAGCTCGGTCCGATTTTCTTCGAGTTCATCCAGCGCAAGGGCGACCAGGGATTCGGCGAAGGCAACTTCAAGGCCTTGTTCGAGAGCATGGAGCTCGATCAGATGCGTCGCGGCGTGCTGAAGACGGAGTAA
- a CDS encoding homogentisate 1,2-dioxygenase codes for MDAAYLSGFGNEFATEALPDALPVGRNSPQRCPYGLYAEQLSGSAFTALRGDNRRSWLYRIRPSAMHKPFERIDAGSITSDFSALPTSPNQLRWNPMPMPSTATDFVEGMVTMAGTGDPHAQSGAGVHLYAANRSMTRRAFYNADGELLIVPQQGRLRFVTELGVIEAEPQEIVVIPRGVRFRVELTDGEARGYICENFGANFRLPDRGPLGSNGLANPRDFLTPVASYEDIDGPYELVAKFMGNLWSAQMDHSPIDVVAWHGNYAPYKYDLRRFNAIGSISYDHPDPSIFLVLHSPSDTPGVSTIDFVIFPPRILAMQDTFRPPWFHRNIASEFMGLIHGTYDAKAEGFLPGGASLHNSMSGHGPDADTFEKASRADLSKPDVIRDTMAFMFETRCALRPTRYALESGQLQSDYFRCWQGLKRHFDPGRR; via the coding sequence ATGGACGCCGCGTATCTTTCGGGCTTCGGCAACGAGTTCGCCACCGAGGCGCTGCCGGATGCACTGCCGGTGGGCCGCAATTCGCCTCAGCGCTGTCCGTATGGGTTGTACGCCGAGCAACTGTCGGGCAGCGCCTTTACCGCATTGCGCGGCGACAATCGCCGTTCGTGGCTCTATCGTATTCGCCCGTCGGCGATGCACAAGCCGTTCGAGCGCATCGATGCCGGTTCGATTACCAGCGACTTCAGTGCGCTGCCCACCTCGCCCAACCAGTTGCGCTGGAACCCGATGCCGATGCCTTCCACGGCGACGGACTTCGTCGAGGGAATGGTTACGATGGCGGGCACCGGCGATCCGCATGCGCAAAGCGGCGCGGGCGTGCACCTGTATGCAGCCAACCGGTCGATGACCCGCCGGGCGTTCTACAACGCCGACGGCGAGCTGCTGATCGTGCCGCAGCAGGGCAGGCTTCGCTTCGTCACCGAGCTTGGCGTAATTGAAGCCGAGCCGCAGGAGATCGTCGTGATCCCGCGCGGCGTGCGCTTTCGCGTCGAGTTGACCGACGGCGAGGCACGCGGCTACATCTGCGAGAACTTCGGCGCCAATTTCCGCCTGCCCGACCGCGGTCCGCTGGGTTCGAACGGCCTGGCCAACCCGCGCGACTTCCTGACGCCGGTCGCGTCCTATGAAGACATCGATGGTCCATACGAACTGGTCGCAAAATTCATGGGCAACTTGTGGTCCGCGCAGATGGATCACTCGCCGATCGACGTCGTCGCCTGGCACGGCAACTACGCGCCCTACAAATATGACCTGCGGCGGTTCAACGCCATCGGATCGATCAGCTATGACCATCCGGATCCGTCTATCTTCCTCGTGCTGCATTCGCCCTCGGACACGCCGGGCGTCAGCACAATCGACTTCGTGATTTTTCCGCCCCGTATTCTCGCGATGCAGGACACGTTCCGCCCACCTTGGTTTCACCGCAACATCGCCAGTGAGTTCATGGGGCTGATCCATGGAACCTACGACGCCAAGGCCGAAGGCTTTTTGCCGGGCGGAGCGAGTCTGCACAACAGCATGAGCGGGCATGGGCCGGACGCCGACACGTTCGAAAAGGCGAGCCGCGCCGATCTCTCGAAGCCGGATGTCATCCGCGACACGATGGCCTTCATGTTCGAGACGCGATGTGCGCTGCGCCCGACGCGCTACGCGCTCGAATCGGGCCAATTGCAGAGCGACTACTTCCGCTGCTGGCAGGGCCTGAAGCGCCATTTCGATCCGGGCCGGCGATGA
- the fahA gene encoding fumarylacetoacetase: MSASLNHTHDPAVTSWVASANDPAADFPIQNLPFGRFRCNGESDWRIGVAIGDQVLDLQRAGIVQSNDMNQFMALGRAACRAARFALFDGLRIGAAQRGTWQSHLLPQSAAEMGLPCHIGDYTDFYTSLHHAMTVGRQFRPDNPLLPNYKWVPIGYHGRASSIGVSGQAFQRPIGQTRTAEAEKPDFGPSRRLDFELELGTFIAVPNQLGQTVPITEAEERVFGLALFNDWSARDIQAWEYQPLGPFLAKNFASTLSPWIITMDALRPFRSPFTRPQGDPDPLPYLDSPANRAAGAIDIRLEAWLQTEKMRKKGQAGERLMQSNFNDAYWTVAQLVAHHTVNGCNLQSGDLLGSGTMSGPQPGQGGSMLELNEGGKRPLRLANGETRTWLEDGDSVTLRGFCQRDGFRRIGFGECTGTVLRSRVV; encoded by the coding sequence ATGAGTGCGTCGCTCAATCACACGCATGACCCGGCGGTGACGAGTTGGGTCGCATCGGCCAACGATCCCGCCGCCGATTTCCCGATTCAGAACCTGCCATTCGGCAGGTTTCGCTGCAATGGCGAGAGCGATTGGCGCATCGGCGTCGCGATCGGCGATCAGGTGCTCGACCTGCAGCGCGCCGGAATCGTCCAGAGCAACGACATGAACCAGTTCATGGCGCTCGGCCGTGCGGCTTGTCGGGCGGCGCGATTTGCGCTGTTCGATGGATTGCGCATCGGAGCCGCGCAACGCGGCACCTGGCAGTCCCATCTACTGCCGCAATCGGCGGCGGAAATGGGGCTACCCTGCCACATCGGCGACTACACGGATTTCTACACCAGCCTGCACCACGCCATGACGGTGGGCAGGCAATTCCGCCCTGATAATCCGCTGCTGCCCAACTATAAATGGGTGCCGATCGGCTATCACGGCCGCGCATCGTCGATCGGCGTCAGCGGACAGGCGTTTCAACGTCCGATCGGCCAGACCAGGACTGCGGAGGCGGAAAAACCGGATTTCGGTCCGTCCCGCCGGCTGGATTTCGAATTGGAGTTGGGCACGTTTATCGCCGTGCCGAATCAGCTCGGGCAAACGGTGCCCATCACCGAGGCGGAGGAGCGCGTGTTTGGCCTCGCGCTATTCAACGACTGGAGTGCCCGCGATATCCAGGCCTGGGAGTACCAGCCGCTGGGGCCTTTTCTTGCCAAGAACTTTGCGAGCACCCTGTCGCCATGGATCATCACGATGGACGCATTGCGGCCGTTCCGCAGCCCGTTCACGCGGCCCCAAGGCGATCCGGACCCGTTGCCTTATCTCGATTCTCCCGCGAACCGCGCCGCCGGCGCCATCGACATCCGGCTGGAAGCCTGGCTGCAGACAGAGAAGATGCGAAAAAAAGGACAGGCGGGCGAACGGCTGATGCAATCCAACTTCAATGATGCGTACTGGACTGTCGCGCAACTGGTGGCGCACCACACCGTGAACGGCTGCAATCTTCAAAGCGGCGACTTGCTTGGCTCCGGCACGATGTCCGGGCCGCAGCCCGGGCAGGGTGGCTCCATGCTCGAACTCAATGAGGGCGGGAAGCGACCGTTGCGACTCGCAAACGGCGAGACTCGAACCTGGCTCGAAGACGGCGACTCGGTGACCCTGCGCGGCTTCTGCCAGCGCGATGGATTCCGGCGCATCGGCTTCGGCGAGTGCACGGGCACGGTACTGCGTTCGCGCGTCGTATAA
- a CDS encoding MFS transporter, which produces MTQIGKPPCDDALIQHGDAAMPCAPSVKRWVLAATIIGSSMAFVDGTIVNVALPSIQHDLRATASEVQWVVESYALFLASLLLVGGALGDHFGRRRIFMIGVAIFAAASVGCALSRDVHMLILARGLQGIGGALLVPGSLALISASFPEQERGRAIGTWSGFSGITAAVGPIVGGLLVDHYSWEWAFLINIPLAIVVLVIGWRHLPESRSIAARALDGWGSLLAIVGLGGIVYAFIEAPNRHWGSAAVFTALLTGCAAMALFALVERRVRSPMVPLALFRIRNFAGANLLTLWLYAALGGGLFFFPLNLIQVQGYSATAAGAALLPFILIMFVLSRWAGRLIDRVGSKLPLVAGPAIAAGGFALFALPGIGSDYWRTFFPAVIVLGLGMAVTVAPLTTTVMNAIGADRAGIASGVNNAVSRTAALLAIAVFGMVMAWVFESSLNGKLQSMDDSREVVLFLEGERDKLAGVVLPSNVSETSAATIKLAVGESFVAGFRWIMLLSAGLSLMSALGAWMLIDGKGNLNPTQRT; this is translated from the coding sequence ATGACCCAGATCGGGAAACCCCCTTGCGACGACGCACTCATACAGCACGGAGATGCGGCGATGCCGTGTGCGCCATCGGTCAAACGCTGGGTGCTTGCCGCGACGATCATCGGTTCGAGCATGGCGTTCGTCGACGGCACCATTGTGAATGTCGCGCTGCCGTCCATCCAGCACGATCTGCGCGCCACTGCGTCTGAAGTGCAATGGGTGGTCGAATCGTACGCCTTGTTCCTGGCGTCGTTGTTGCTGGTGGGCGGCGCGCTCGGCGACCATTTCGGACGGCGCAGGATCTTCATGATCGGAGTCGCGATCTTCGCTGCAGCCTCGGTCGGCTGCGCGCTGTCCCGCGATGTGCACATGCTGATTCTGGCACGAGGACTGCAGGGCATCGGCGGGGCCTTGCTGGTGCCAGGCAGCCTGGCGCTAATCAGTGCGTCTTTCCCGGAACAGGAGCGCGGCCGGGCGATCGGCACCTGGTCCGGCTTCAGCGGCATCACAGCGGCAGTAGGTCCCATCGTCGGGGGACTCCTGGTGGATCATTATTCCTGGGAGTGGGCGTTTCTTATCAACATTCCGCTGGCCATTGTCGTGCTGGTTATCGGCTGGCGACATCTTCCCGAAAGCCGCAGCATCGCCGCCCGTGCGCTCGACGGCTGGGGTTCGTTGTTGGCCATCGTCGGTCTCGGCGGAATCGTCTATGCATTCATCGAAGCGCCTAACCGGCACTGGGGCTCCGCTGCCGTATTCACGGCGCTGCTGACCGGTTGCGCGGCAATGGCGCTATTCGCGTTGGTGGAGCGGCGCGTTCGCTCGCCCATGGTTCCGCTGGCCTTGTTTCGAATTCGCAACTTTGCCGGCGCCAATTTGCTGACGCTGTGGCTGTATGCGGCGTTGGGCGGTGGCCTTTTCTTCTTTCCGTTGAATCTGATCCAGGTCCAGGGGTATTCGGCTACTGCGGCGGGCGCGGCGCTGCTGCCGTTCATCCTCATCATGTTCGTCCTCTCGCGTTGGGCTGGACGGTTGATCGATCGCGTCGGGTCCAAGCTGCCGCTCGTGGCGGGACCCGCGATTGCCGCCGGCGGTTTCGCGCTGTTCGCGTTGCCCGGAATCGGCAGCGACTATTGGCGGACTTTCTTCCCCGCCGTCATCGTATTGGGTCTCGGCATGGCGGTCACCGTGGCGCCGCTGACCACGACGGTCATGAACGCAATCGGTGCAGATCGGGCAGGCATCGCGTCCGGCGTGAATAACGCCGTTTCCAGGACGGCGGCGCTACTGGCGATCGCCGTCTTCGGCATGGTCATGGCCTGGGTGTTCGAGTCCAGCCTGAACGGGAAGCTCCAATCGATGGATGATTCCCGCGAAGTCGTGCTGTTCCTCGAGGGCGAACGGGACAAGCTTGCCGGGGTTGTCCTTCCGTCCAACGTCAGCGAAACGAGCGCGGCAACGATCAAGCTCGCGGTGGGCGAGTCCTTCGTGGCCGGCTTCCGCTGGATCATGCTGCTGAGCGCCGGCCTGTCGCTGATGAGCGCGCTGGGCGCGTGGATGCTGATCGACGGGAAAGGAAATCTCAACCCAACCCAGAGGACCTAA
- a CDS encoding fused MFS/spermidine synthase produces the protein MPSIKISEEAGVRYLQFNSHWIQGAMRLARPWSLELDYTREMMMALLMRPDRGWPRSVLQIGLGAASITKFLHRNLPRVKLEVVEIDPEVVLNAWQFFRLPEESARLRIELGDGYNCMATSRRRFDLILIDGFDAKGRAGKLHTSPFYRLCRARLNDGGMMVTNLLSRGKRAKANADSIRKAFDGRVLVLPPCDANTVVLAAVGTPIRMTFHKLRISAGKLKADTGLNLLPTVAAVIKACGGSEAFAL, from the coding sequence ATGCCTTCCATCAAGATCAGCGAGGAAGCGGGGGTCCGCTACCTGCAATTCAACTCGCACTGGATACAGGGCGCAATGCGGCTTGCGCGTCCGTGGTCGCTCGAACTCGACTACACGCGCGAAATGATGATGGCGCTGCTCATGCGCCCGGACCGGGGCTGGCCGCGCAGTGTGCTGCAGATCGGGCTCGGAGCGGCGTCGATCACCAAATTCCTCCACCGCAACCTTCCCAGGGTAAAACTCGAAGTGGTCGAGATCGACCCGGAGGTCGTCTTGAATGCATGGCAGTTCTTCAGACTGCCGGAAGAGTCCGCGCGTCTCCGGATCGAACTCGGCGACGGCTATAACTGCATGGCGACTTCGCGTCGGCGGTTCGATCTCATCCTGATCGACGGATTCGATGCCAAGGGGCGCGCGGGCAAGCTCCACACCTCGCCGTTCTATCGTTTGTGCCGGGCGAGGCTCAACGACGGCGGAATGATGGTGACCAATCTCCTTAGCCGGGGAAAGCGTGCAAAGGCGAATGCCGATTCCATCCGCAAGGCATTCGATGGTCGCGTGTTGGTGCTGCCGCCGTGCGATGCCAACACGGTGGTACTTGCGGCGGTGGGGACCCCGATTCGCATGACCTTCCACAAGCTTCGTATTTCCGCGGGGAAACTGAAGGCGGATACCGGCCTCAACCTGCTTCCCACTGTTGCTGCTGTTATCAAGGCATGCGGCGGCAGCGAAGCGTTCGCGTTATAG
- a CDS encoding YeeE/YedE family protein, giving the protein MENFTPVSALVGGVLIGGAATLLLWLNGRIAGISNIVRGLLEWKPGDVLWRLLFLGGLVTGAGVFYALFGHAPAARPDFPAWLLGIGGLLVGFGTSLGSGCTSGHGVCGLGRLSVRSLVATLIFLVTGIVTTYAVRHVFGVF; this is encoded by the coding sequence ATGGAAAACTTCACACCCGTCAGCGCTCTTGTCGGCGGCGTGCTGATCGGTGGCGCTGCGACGCTGCTGCTCTGGCTTAACGGCCGCATTGCCGGCATCAGCAACATTGTGCGCGGTCTCCTCGAATGGAAGCCCGGCGATGTTCTCTGGCGCCTGTTGTTCCTGGGCGGGCTGGTGACAGGCGCCGGCGTTTTCTACGCCCTGTTTGGTCACGCACCTGCGGCGCGCCCCGACTTTCCCGCCTGGCTGTTGGGAATCGGCGGCTTGCTGGTGGGATTCGGTACTTCGCTCGGCAGCGGCTGCACCAGCGGTCACGGCGTATGCGGACTGGGCAGGCTTTCGGTGCGCTCGCTGGTCGCGACGCTGATTTTTCTCGTGACCGGCATCGTTACGACTTACGCGGTCCGTCACGTGTTCGGAGTTTTCTGA
- a CDS encoding YeeE/YedE family protein encodes MGKHISIVVAGLIFGLGLALSGMTHASKVLGFLDVTGDWDPSLLLVLGGAVAVTVVAFRFILRRPAPVLEDKFKLPVARVVDGPLVVGAAIFGIGWGISGYCPGPGIALLAAPGWETWVFISAVLVGAFLHKASTSSPGGVVTRPRTTDG; translated from the coding sequence ATGGGCAAGCACATCAGCATCGTCGTCGCAGGGTTGATTTTCGGCCTCGGATTGGCTTTGTCCGGCATGACGCACGCGAGCAAGGTGCTGGGCTTTCTGGATGTCACCGGCGATTGGGATCCGAGCTTGTTGCTCGTGCTCGGCGGCGCGGTGGCCGTCACCGTCGTCGCGTTCCGCTTCATCCTGCGCAGGCCGGCACCGGTGCTCGAAGACAAGTTCAAGCTGCCGGTTGCCAGAGTCGTCGACGGGCCGCTGGTCGTCGGCGCCGCGATCTTCGGCATCGGCTGGGGCATCAGCGGCTACTGTCCAGGACCGGGGATCGCCTTGCTGGCGGCGCCCGGTTGGGAGACGTGGGTATTTATTTCCGCCGTGCTGGTGGGTGCGTTCCTGCACAAAGCGTCTACATCATCGCCCGGCGGCGTCGTGACGCGGCCCCGTACGACCGACGGCTAG
- a CDS encoding M61 family metallopeptidase, translating into MKIPIRYSIFPSNPAAHLFQVSCTITDPDPTGQKFSLPTWIPGSYLIREFAKQVVRIRAQSGRKLLRMVKLDKNTWQVEPFDGPVTVTMEVYAWDLSVRGAHLDTTHAFFNGPSVFLKVDEREDEPVEVEILPPKGAKYRNWRIATAMKRKGAKPYSFGTYEAAGYDELIDHPVEIGTFTLATFKACGVQHDIAITGRHRTDMRRLTRDLKTLCETQIRFFGEPAPMERYVFLVTAVGDGYGGLEHRASTALLCARNDLPHEGMDKPSGGYRTFLGLASHEYFHTWNVKRIKPAAFTPYDLDRENYTTLLWAFEGFTSYYDDLLLVRSGLMSRNTYLDTLGRNVTSLLRTSGRKKQTVAESSFDAWIKYYRSDENAPNAGVSYYGKGGLIGLSLDLLIRNQTGGRKSLDDVMRALWGRYGMKGIGVPEDGIEKIAEQVTGVKLKRFFDQAVRSTADLPLQKLLVTVGVDIALRPQRSEVDRRERKPMRAEKAADRSVALGVRTGTEGGNVRITHVLDGGAAQKSGLAAGDVVIAMDGLRVTPDNFENQVSRYRSGETVTLHAFRRDELHVLDVTLSAAKPDAWSLSVNEDKAGARARKRWLGTD; encoded by the coding sequence ATGAAAATCCCGATCCGTTATTCGATTTTTCCGAGCAATCCCGCAGCCCATTTATTCCAGGTCTCCTGCACGATCACCGATCCCGACCCGACCGGGCAGAAGTTTTCCCTGCCGACCTGGATCCCGGGCAGCTACCTGATCCGCGAATTCGCCAAACAGGTAGTGCGCATCCGCGCACAGAGCGGCCGCAAGTTGCTGCGCATGGTGAAGCTGGACAAGAACACCTGGCAGGTCGAACCGTTCGACGGACCGGTGACGGTGACGATGGAGGTCTACGCCTGGGATCTGTCGGTGCGCGGCGCACATCTGGACACCACGCATGCCTTCTTCAACGGCCCATCGGTTTTCCTCAAAGTCGATGAGCGCGAAGACGAGCCGGTCGAAGTCGAGATCCTGCCGCCGAAAGGCGCGAAGTACCGCAACTGGCGCATCGCCACGGCGATGAAGCGCAAAGGCGCCAAGCCCTATTCCTTCGGCACTTACGAAGCCGCCGGCTACGACGAGTTGATCGACCATCCGGTCGAGATCGGCACTTTCACGCTGGCGACGTTCAAGGCCTGCGGCGTGCAGCACGACATCGCCATCACCGGCCGGCATCGCACCGACATGCGGCGCCTTACACGCGACCTGAAGACGCTGTGCGAAACCCAGATCCGCTTCTTCGGTGAACCGGCGCCGATGGAGCGCTACGTGTTCCTGGTTACCGCGGTCGGCGACGGCTACGGTGGACTGGAGCATCGCGCCTCCACGGCGCTGCTCTGCGCACGCAACGACTTGCCGCACGAAGGAATGGACAAACCGAGCGGTGGCTATCGCACTTTTCTCGGGCTGGCCAGTCACGAGTACTTCCACACCTGGAACGTGAAGCGCATCAAGCCCGCCGCTTTCACGCCTTACGATCTGGACCGCGAGAACTACACCACGCTGCTGTGGGCCTTCGAAGGCTTCACGTCGTATTACGACGATCTGCTGCTGGTGCGATCGGGACTGATGTCGCGGAACACCTATCTCGACACGCTGGGCCGCAACGTCACGTCGCTGCTGCGCACCAGCGGGCGCAAGAAACAGACCGTCGCCGAATCGAGCTTCGACGCCTGGATCAAGTACTACCGCTCGGATGAAAACGCGCCGAATGCCGGGGTGAGCTACTACGGCAAGGGCGGCCTGATCGGGTTGAGCCTGGACCTGCTGATCCGCAACCAGACTGGCGGGCGCAAGTCGCTCGACGACGTGATGCGCGCGCTGTGGGGGCGCTACGGGATGAAAGGCATCGGCGTGCCTGAGGACGGCATCGAGAAGATCGCCGAACAGGTGACTGGCGTGAAGCTGAAGCGTTTCTTCGATCAGGCAGTTCGCTCGACCGCCGATCTGCCGCTGCAGAAGCTGCTCGTCACGGTCGGCGTGGACATTGCGCTGAGACCGCAGCGTTCAGAAGTGGACCGCCGCGAACGCAAACCGATGCGTGCGGAAAAGGCCGCCGATCGCAGCGTCGCGCTGGGCGTGCGCACCGGCACCGAGGGCGGCAACGTGCGCATCACGCATGTGCTCGACGGCGGCGCAGCGCAGAAATCCGGCCTCGCAGCCGGAGACGTCGTCATTGCGATGGATGGCCTGCGCGTCACGCCGGACAACTTCGAAAATCAGGTGTCGCGTTACCGGTCCGGCGAGACCGTCACGTTGCACGCGTTCCGCCGCGACGAGCTACACGTCCTGGATGTGACACTGTCCGCGGCGAAACCGGACGCATGGTCGCTGAGCGTCAACGAAGACAAAGCCGGCGCCCGCGCACGCAAGCGCTGGCTGGGAACTGACTAA
- a CDS encoding DUF2235 domain-containing protein, with amino-acid sequence MANKKLILCFDGTWNTMKSRTNVSRLFSAVGDVHAGCADQLKFYDEGVGSTWGEKLRGGVLGWGLDRNILQGYCWLLNNYQPGEQAQTIVDVGDKDLEVFTKGDEIFLFGFSRGAFTARSLGGLLNRVGLLKPRPEWRGPATPDTDLVKEAWKLYCEPTPPGVAEGRLSPACKEFRQQNSHNVKVKFVGVWDTVGALGIPHLSSGSPFARSQFEFHDAKLGRIIEYAYHAVAIDENREDYNVVLWSHRHPIGTQEVRQRWFPGAHANVGGGYEDDLLPAGPLRWLSEMAARQGLRFTRDIVLAAQPPCAVDLPSAFRLDGSEYLSPVRDSYKEFLDGAYALLRKLKGGRFYRRMLVAEDGVNQEVDESARAKWNADLQYRPFNLAQAGRTDSVASAPVRDLSVLTS; translated from the coding sequence ATGGCAAACAAGAAGCTGATCTTATGTTTCGACGGCACGTGGAATACGATGAAGAGCAGGACCAACGTGTCGCGTCTTTTCAGTGCCGTTGGCGATGTGCATGCAGGCTGCGCCGACCAGCTGAAATTCTATGATGAGGGCGTGGGCTCGACCTGGGGTGAAAAGCTGCGGGGCGGGGTATTGGGATGGGGGCTGGATCGCAATATCCTCCAGGGTTATTGCTGGCTTCTCAACAACTATCAGCCCGGTGAGCAGGCGCAGACGATCGTTGACGTTGGTGACAAGGACTTGGAAGTTTTCACCAAGGGCGACGAAATTTTCCTGTTCGGATTTTCCCGCGGGGCCTTCACCGCGAGAAGCCTTGGCGGGCTGCTGAACCGCGTCGGGCTGCTCAAGCCGCGGCCGGAATGGCGTGGACCCGCGACCCCCGATACCGATCTGGTCAAGGAGGCCTGGAAACTCTACTGCGAACCCACGCCACCCGGCGTTGCCGAAGGCAGGCTCTCTCCCGCCTGCAAGGAGTTTCGCCAGCAGAACTCGCATAACGTCAAAGTGAAATTCGTCGGGGTCTGGGATACGGTGGGAGCGTTGGGTATTCCCCACTTGAGTAGCGGCAGCCCGTTTGCGCGCAGCCAGTTCGAATTCCATGACGCCAAGCTGGGCCGTATCATCGAGTATGCCTACCACGCCGTTGCCATCGACGAAAACCGGGAAGACTACAACGTGGTGCTGTGGAGCCATCGGCATCCGATCGGTACCCAGGAAGTGCGGCAGAGATGGTTTCCGGGGGCGCACGCGAACGTCGGCGGTGGCTACGAAGACGATCTGCTTCCGGCAGGGCCGCTGCGCTGGCTTTCCGAAATGGCGGCCAGGCAGGGGCTGCGATTCACCCGCGACATTGTGCTTGCGGCGCAACCGCCGTGTGCCGTCGATCTTCCGAGCGCGTTCCGGCTGGACGGCAGCGAATACCTCTCACCCGTGCGCGACTCCTACAAGGAATTTCTCGACGGTGCTTACGCCCTGCTGCGAAAACTCAAGGGCGGGCGCTTCTACCGTCGCATGCTGGTTGCGGAGGATGGCGTGAACCAGGAGGTGGATGAAAGCGCACGCGCGAAGTGGAACGCGGACCTGCAGTACCGGCCGTTCAACCTGGCACAGGCGGGTCGCACCGATTCGGTGGCGTCGGCGCCGGTGCGCGATCTTTCCGTCTTGACCAGTTGA